The following coding sequences are from one Prionailurus viverrinus isolate Anna chromosome D2, UM_Priviv_1.0, whole genome shotgun sequence window:
- the TMEM72 gene encoding transmembrane protein 72, translated as MKLQMFWTGLEYTCRLLGITTAAVLIGVGTETFLQGRFKSLAFYLLFIGVVISVCEGAYFVAQLLTICFQCRPASLAYKAREKARWLGCFQKFLAYMLLSVACFLHPVLVWHVTIPGSMLIITGLAYFLLSKRKKSKAKPEASAPPEQYTDPSGSAVSTTGSGDTEQTYTFHGAFKEGTGSLFIHMKSILKGTKKPGALQCPDTLTELTLEPADSLVKKKQVHFEDSMVRIIPSLTEDLDGGDSEPEETTSDTTPIIPPPQAPTFLSSLTDASLF; from the exons TGTTGATCGGCGTGGGCACTGAGACCTTCCTCCAGGGACGGTTCAAAAGCCTGGCTTTCTATTTGCT GTTTATAGGAGTTGTCATCTCTGTGTGTGAAGGGGCCTACTTTGTGGCTCAGCTGCTGACCATCTGCTTCCA GTGTCGGCCAGCGTCCCTGGCCTACAAAGCAAGGGAGAAAGCCCGCTGGTTGGGCTGCTTCCAGAAGTTCCTGGCATACATGCTGTTGTCTGTGGCCTGCTTTCTCCACCCTGTCCTGGTCTGGCACGTGACCATCCCAG gctccatgctcatcatcACTGGCCTGGCCTACTTCCTGCTGAGCAAGCGGAAGAAGAGCAAGGCCAAGCCCGAGGCGTCCGCTCCCCCAGAGCAGTACACGGACCCCTCCGGCAGTGCCGTGAGCACCACTGGCTCTGGGGACACCGAGCAAACGTACACCTTCCACGGGGCCTTCAAGGAGGGGACCGGCTCCCTCTTCATCCACATGAAGAGCATCCTGAAGGGGACCAAGAAGCCCGGTGCCCTCCAGTGCCCGGACACCCTGACAGAGCTGACCCTGGAGCCAGCCGACTCGCTGGTCAAGAAGAAGCAGGTGCACTTCGAAGACAGCATGGTCAGAATCATCCCATCTCTCACCGAAGACCTGGACGGGGGGGACAGCGAGCCAGAGGAGACCACCTCTGACACCACCCCCATCATCCCTCCCCCGCAGGCCCCTACCTTCCTGTCCTCTCTCACAGACGCCAGCCTGTTCTGA